The following proteins are encoded in a genomic region of Coffea eugenioides isolate CCC68of chromosome 6, Ceug_1.0, whole genome shotgun sequence:
- the LOC113773402 gene encoding shikimate O-hydroxycinnamoyltransferase-like yields the protein MKITVKETAMVRPAQPTPTKRLWNSNLDLLVARIHILTVYFYKPNGSANFFDTRVLREALSNVLVSFYPMAGRLARDEEGRIEIDCNGEGVLFVEAESDSSVDDFGDFAPSLELRRLIPTVDCSGDISSYPLVIFQVTRFKCGGAALGAGVQHNLSDGVSSLHFINTWSDIARGLTIAIPPFIDRTLIRARDPPVPVFEHVEYYPPPQLKSDSRIQELKTGPRASTTAVLKITPEQLSQLKAKANNEGSTYEILAAHIWRTACKARGLTNDQSTKLYVATDGRSRLIPPLPPGYLGNVVFTATPIAESSDLQSEPLTNSAKRIHNALARMDNDYLRSALDYLEIQPDLSALVRGPRHFASPNLNINSWTRLPFHDADFGWGRPIHIGPAIILYEGTVYVLPSPGKDRTLSLAVCLDADHMPLFQKFLYDF from the exons ATGAAGATAACCGTGAAGGAAACAGCAATGGTTCGTCCAGCCCAACCAACGCCTACAAAGAGGCTATGGAACTCGAATTTGGATCTTTTGGTAGCAAGAATTCATATCTTGACCGTCTACTTTTACAAGCCTAATGGTTCTGCTAATTTCTTTGATACCCGTGTGCTCAGAGAAGCATTGAGCAATGTTCTTGTCTCTTTCTACCCCATGGCTGGGAGATTAGCAAGAGATGAAGAAGGAAGGATTGAGATCGACTGTAACGGCGAAGGTGTACTGTTTGTCGAGGCTGAATCAGACTCAAGTGTCGATGATTTTGGTGATTTTGCACCAAGTTTGGAGCTCAGGAGGCTCATTCCGACCGTCGATTGTTCTGGTGACATTTCTTCTTACCCCCTCGTTATTTTCCAG GTAACTCGTTTCAAGTGTGGAGGAGCAGCTCTTGGAGCTGGGGTGCAGCACAATTTATCAGATGGCGTTTCATCTCTGCACTTCATCAATACATGGTCAGACATAGCTCGTGGCCTCACCATTGCTATCCCTCCGTTCATTGACCGGACACTTATCCGTGCTAGGGACCCTCCCGTGCCTGTATTCGAACATGTCGAATATTATCCGCCCCCTCAACTAAAGTCagattcaagaattcaagaactcAAAACAGGCCCCAGGGCAAGTACCACAGCTGTACTAAAAATCACACCTGAACAACTTAGCCAGCTTAAAGCTAAGGCCAACAATGAGGGCAGCACTTATGAGATCTTAGCAGCACATATATGGCGTACCGCATGCAAAGCACGTGGCCTCACCAATGATCAATCCACCAAGCTGTACGTTGCCACTGATGGCCGGTCTAGGCTGATTCCTCCCCTGCCTCCTGGCTATCTAGGTAATGTGGTCTTCACTGCAACTCCAATTGCTGAATCCAGTGATCTTCAATCAGAGCCCTTGACCAATTCTGCAAAAAGAATCCACAATGCCTTGGCAAGAATGGATAATGATTACTTAAGATCAGCCCTggattatcttgaaattcaaccTGATTTGTCTGCTTTGGTTAGAGGGCCTCGGCATTTTGCTAGTCCTAACTTGAATATCAATAGTTGGACAAGGCTTCCGTTTCATGATGCAGACTTTGGCTGGGGCAGACCTATTCATATAGGGCCGGCAATCATTCTTTATGAGGGTACGGTATATGTATTGCCAAGTCCAGGCAAAGACAGGACTTTATCGTTAGCTGTGTGCTTAGATGCCGATCACATGCCACTCTTCCAAAAGTTCCTGTACGATTTCtga